A window from Neodiprion fabricii isolate iyNeoFabr1 chromosome 2, iyNeoFabr1.1, whole genome shotgun sequence encodes these proteins:
- the LOC124175984 gene encoding centrosomin isoform X3, whose product MIRTSPDDTEASINYFETTNLTLQDITIDHTLPCINGTHGRSPGKAATTGPGLGAIRGVPGTIQGTGGRTMKEYEDQLGMLKKENFNLKLRIYFLEERMGITSADEDAIKKNIELKVEVESLRKELIEKQDLLSQAAKAFELIEKQKETSSRNQTQYQRSLDLEKERIAELEKELEEYKEKLADTSAYYKEEYGITPEESIENKEKLHQMEELVVALEVEVKQITSSLEEERNWGLELESERDQLKERLEAEVQLREGSIEQRNQEIDQLRERVKQLEEQIFKWESLSQQQKSELLEKDRIIKEKSLQLEERLRSCDELTNDCEKRKKQVDSLRASVKTRDDALIELTNKHKSLLSQFECNSTKLKTCSPPRSPTTPNSVDDFHLQTTMGQRLSCVRSLDKKNTSVDWEPNKEKSSRHSSQDLEERDSEMKRHQEANKQLTLKLCNTQKTVEAADQKYKKLTMDHEKALKTIQGFFERQQQLEDKLVKKDRKLMELEVELSRLRSQDCPKSNRRVPSARRDLTSEMSDDPERDPCNQQRFEEMESKINDLRVQIDTIKAEKSKLEMQIQAESQEVQEQLKDREQKIVSLESEKNTIRVELTEKVVELDKLKEAYNQASLKIEESCRTNELGDEYSLREELLLKNSLIEEKDKKIEQLSKELQIRTQNLQKLVNTELWSKNKEIAKLHNHMTATHSHERSRNRSESALDNSGLQVTTLIKELSDLGIQVKIVNDAVQLNYVNGSESIDLKVTKNYLETLLEQRNELEKEIDYLKWLKLITKPDITNEIESSGSETERARKYCELLRTHLKELVRFMKEMLRKANHSEIISMEHKKIVLDVFLDSKILPDDFIHSFEEIPGGDAVGDHSSRRHFAEEHLVDSVGKKSNTENLLVVRKNQNSIHSDSEAFSEPDRTVSLARIGLQELNHKTSNKHRFSKYTKTFSDSEDSMDYVPYHKTYQSDLNDTDETSNIQELKETNNQLYSELNALRNELARKTLFDDRFDEKLAPLIAKLEHSQRFCEKLQASLEKRMNECYTLKKESKQNSIRKAQLEKKISEVEDMAIELTKQKADLLYSKESAERQTCEMLTALNRENDTLRTKIKKMEDEMEVAKTNLATITKEIDQLTLSHSQVLVENTKLINEKLRLEQDARKNDSRYDIALRSLHEKYTKEIADLNQVNDSQRSRMQELEMVNKELRRHVVTCEASDSAPSSSGISSIPTDTTIKQSCDDIIQEYHSYNGSQYWLPINYPNLTGRSKSSCSPDLGIESDAALTTTTRPLKDTLKITESMTNLLSEDENCNTSRELRDLDSESPLPTEGGHTYSSLNEMEVLKQENEALKRRLMKTRRALEDTFQHLSASNKNKKNVEKAITKQLMITKTILKKTRTYEESFEN is encoded by the exons caCGAATTTGACCCTTCAGGATATCACGATAGATCACACGCTTCCTTGTATAAATG GCACACATGGAAGGTCTCCAGGTAAGGCGGCGACCACAGGGCCTGGACTCGGCGCAATCAGAGGCGTACCGGGCACCATCCAAGGGACCGGAGGCAGAACAATGAAGGAATACGAGGATCAGCTTGGCATGCTGAAGAAGGAGAACTTCAACCTTAAGCTGCGGATATATTTTCTTGAGGAAAGGATGGGCATCACATCTGCGGATGAAGATGCGAtcaagaaaaatatcgaacttAAG GTCGAGGTCGAGTCACTGAGAAAAGAACTGATTGAGAAGCAGGATCTTCTCAGCCAGGCAGCCAAGGCTTTTGAACTTAtcgaaaaacagaaagaaacgTCATCGCGTAACCAGACTCAGTATCAACGGTCGCTTGATTTAGAAAAGGAGAGAATTGCCGAACTTGAAAAAG AACTTGAAGAGTACAAAGAAAAACTTGCCGATACCTCGGCGTACTATAAAGAAGAATATGGCATCACGCCAGAAGAATCGAtagagaataaagaaaaattacaccaGATGGAAGAGCTTGTCGTGGCCTTGGAAGTGGAG gtGAAGCAAATAACTAGTAGCCTTGAAGAAGAACGTAATTGGGGTTTGGAATTGGAGAGTGAGAGAGATCAGTTGAAGGAGCGTCTTGAAGCTGAGGTTCAACTTAGGGAAGGTTCTATCGAACAGAGAAATCAGGAGATCGATCAACTGAGGGAAAGAGTCAAACAGTTGGAAGAGCAGATATTTAAGTGGGAAAGCCTGTCACAGCAACAGAAGAGTGAGTTGTTAGAAAAGGACAGAATcattaaagaaaaaagtctCCAGCTTGAGGAAAGACTTCGTTCGTGTGATGAGCTGACCAATGACTgcgagaagagaaagaaacaagTTGATTCGTTGAGGGCTTCAGTCAAGACGAGAGACGATGCTCTGATAGAACTTACAAACAAGCACAAATCTCTTCTGTCGCAG TTTGAATGCAATTCCACAAAACTTAAAACTTGTTCGCCGCCAAGGAGCCCGACGACACCAAACTCTGTTGATGATTTTCATCTGCAAACGACGATGGGCCAAAGATTGAGCTGTGTACGGAGTCTAGATAAGAAAAACACTTCTGTCGACTGGGAGCCAAACAAAGAAAAGTCTTCGAGGCACAGTTCACAG GATTTGGAGGAACGTGATAGTGAGATGAAGCGACACCAAGAAGCCAACAAGCAGTTAACTTTGAAGCTTTGTAATACTCAGAAGACTGTTGAGGCTGCTGATCAAAAATACAAGAAGCTAACGATGGATCATGAAAAGGCACTTAAAACGATTCAAGGTTTTTTCGAAAGGCAACAGCAATTGGAGGacaaattagtgaaaaaagaTCGCAAACTTATGGAATTAGAAGTTGAACTGAGCAGACTGAGGAGTCAGGATTGCCCAAAGTCTAATCGCAGAGTCCCATCAGCTAGACGTGATCTAACCAGTGAGATGTCTGACGACCCGGAACGGGACCCATGCAATCAG CAACGCTTTGAGGAAATGGAGAGCAAGATTAACGACCTGAGAGTACAAATCGATACTATTAAGGCTGAGAAGAGTAAACTGGAAATGCAGATTCAAGCTGAATCCCAG GAAGTACAAGAACAACTGAAAGATCGAGAACAGAAAATAGTGTCTTTAGAATCTGAGAAAAACACAATACGCGTTGAGTTAACAGAGAAAGTTGTCGAACTGGATAAATTAAAGGAAGCCTATAATCAGGCAAGTCTTAAAATCGAAGAAAGCTGCCGAACAAACGAGTTAGGCGACGAGTATAGCCTGCGAGAAGAGCtgctgttgaaaaattcattgattgaggagaaggataaaaaaattgaacaattgagCAAAGAGTTACAAATTCGAACGCAGAATCTACAAAAACTTGTCAACACAGAATTGTGGAGCAAGAATAAAGAGATTGCCAAATTACATAATCACATGACTGCAACCCATAGTCATGAAAGGAGCAGAAACAGGTCTGAATCAGCCTTGGATAATTCTGGATTGCAAGTAACAACATTGATCAAAGAACTATCAGACCTTGGTATACAAgtcaaaattgtaaatgacGCTGTACAATTGAATTACGTCAATGGAAGTGAGTCAATAGACttaaaagtgacaaaaaattacttaGAAACCCTTTTAGAACAACGAAACGAGTTGGAAAAGGAAATAGATTACCTCAAATGGTTGAAGCTTATTACTAAACCTGATATAACTAATGAAATTGAAAGCTCTGGGTCAGAAACCGAGAGAGCTCGAAAGTATTGTGAATTATTGCGAACGCATCTTAAGGAGTTGGTCAGATTTATGAAAGAAATGTTGAGAAAAGCTAATCATTCAGAAATAATTAGTAtggaacataaaaaaatagtgCTGGACGTATTTTTGgattctaaaattttaccCGATGATTTTATACACTCTTTTGAAGAAATACCTGGTGGTGATGCAGTTGGAGATCACTCTTCTCGACGTCATTTTGCCGAAGAACATTTAGTTGATAGTGTTGGGAAGAAGAGTAATACCGAAAATTTACTGGTAGTGCGAAAGAATCAAAATTCGATTCACTCAGATTCGGAGGCATTTTCAGAGCCAGACAGAACAGTTTCGCTCGCTAGAATTGGACTACAAGAGCTGAATCATAAAACTAGCAACAAACATAGATTCTCTAAGTATACAAAGACGTTTAGTGACTCTGAGGACTCTATGGATTATGTTCCTTACCATAAGACTTACCAGAGCGACTTGAATGACACAGATGAGACAAGTAATATACAGGAACTAAAAGAAACCAATAATCAGCTATACTCGGAACTGAATGCTCTCAGGAATGAGCTTGCAAGGAAAACTTTATTCGATGAT AGATTCGACGAAAAATTGGCACCTTTAATCGCAAAGCTGGAACATTCACAgagattttgtgaaaaattgcagGCGTCGCtagaaaaaagaatgaatgaatgcTACAcactgaaaaaagaaagcaaacaAAACAGCATACGAAAAGCACAGTTGGAGAAAAAGATATCGGAGGTTGAAGATATGGCTATTGAATTAACTAAACAAAAGGCGGATCTTTTATATTCTAAAGAAAGCGCTGAGAGACAAACCTGTGAAATGCTAACAGCGCTCAATAGAGAAAATGACAcg ctgcgaacaaaaattaaaaaaatggaagatgAAATGGAGGTAGCTAAAACGAATTTGGCAACAATAAcgaaagaaatcgatcaaTTGACACTTTCTCACTCCCAAGTTCttgttgaaaatacaaaactgATCAATGAAAAGCTGAGGCTGGAACAAGATGCGCGAAAAAACGACAGTCGATATGATATTGCACTACGGTCTCTGCACGAGAAATATACCAAAGAG ataGCAGACCTGAATCAAGTCAACGATTCGCAGCGATCACGTATGCAGGAATTGGAAATGGTAAACAAAGAGTTACGAAGACATGTCGTAACTTGCGAGGCCAGTGATTCCGCGCCAAGTTCGAGTGGTATTTCATCCATTCCAACTGACACAACGATTAAACAAAGTTGTGACGATATAATCCAAGAATATCATTCCTACAAC gGCTCTCAGTATTGGTTGCCAATAAATTATCCGAATCTTACGGGTCGTAGTAAGTCTAGCTGTTCGCCTGACTTAGGAATCGAGAGCGATGCGGCACTAACGACTACAACACGACCTTTGAAAGATACTTTGAAAATAACCGAATCTATGACAAATCTTCTCAGCGAGGATGAGAACTGTAATACAAGCCGAGAACTCAGAGATTTAGACAGTGAAAGCCCGCTGCCTACAGAAG gTGGGCATACATATAGTA GTCTGAACGAAATGGAAGTGTTGAAGCAGGAAAACGAGGCACTGAAGCGACGACTGATGAAAACTAGAAGAGCTTTGGAAGATACATTTCAGCATCTTTCTgcatcgaataaaaataaaaaaaatgttgaaaaggcTATAACTAAGCAGCTCATGATaacaaaaacaatattaaaaaaaactagGACTTACGAAGagtcgtttgaaaattga
- the LOC124175984 gene encoding centrosomin isoform X5, translating into MGCAKSRIDQLGITDKPIRVEIMFGTHGRSPGKAATTGPGLGAIRGVPGTIQGTGGRTMKEYEDQLGMLKKENFNLKLRIYFLEERMGITSADEDAIKKNIELKVEVESLRKELIEKQDLLSQAAKAFELIEKQKETSSRNQTQYQRSLDLEKERIAELEKELEEYKEKLADTSAYYKEEYGITPEESIENKEKLHQMEELVVALEVEVKQITSSLEEERNWGLELESERDQLKERLEAEVQLREGSIEQRNQEIDQLRERVKQLEEQIFKWESLSQQQKSELLEKDRIIKEKSLQLEERLRSCDELTNDCEKRKKQVDSLRASVKTRDDALIELTNKHKSLLSQFECNSTKLKTCSPPRSPTTPNSVDDFHLQTTMGQRLSCVRSLDKKNTSVDWEPNKEKSSRHSSQDLEERDSEMKRHQEANKQLTLKLCNTQKTVEAADQKYKKLTMDHEKALKTIQGFFERQQQLEDKLVKKDRKLMELEVELSRLRSQDCPKSNRRVPSARRDLTSEMSDDPERDPCNQQRFEEMESKINDLRVQIDTIKAEKSKLEMQIQAESQEVQEQLKDREQKIVSLESEKNTIRVELTEKVVELDKLKEAYNQASLKIEESCRTNELGDEYSLREELLLKNSLIEEKDKKIEQLSKELQIRTQNLQKLVNTELWSKNKEIAKLHNHMTATHSHERSRNRSESALDNSGLQVTTLIKELSDLGIQVKIVNDAVQLNYVNGSESIDLKVTKNYLETLLEQRNELEKEIDYLKWLKLITKPDITNEIESSGSETERARKYCELLRTHLKELVRFMKEMLRKANHSEIISMEHKKIVLDVFLDSKILPDDFIHSFEEIPGGDAVGDHSSRRHFAEEHLVDSVGKKSNTENLLVVRKNQNSIHSDSEAFSEPDRTVSLARIGLQELNHKTSNKHRFSKYTKTFSDSEDSMDYVPYHKTYQSDLNDTDETSNIQELKETNNQLYSELNALRNELARKTLFDDRFDEKLAPLIAKLEHSQRFCEKLQASLEKRMNECYTLKKESKQNSIRKAQLEKKISEVEDMAIELTKQKADLLYSKESAERQTCEMLTALNRENDTLRTKIKKMEDEMEVAKTNLATITKEIDQLTLSHSQVLVENTKLINEKLRLEQDARKNDSRYDIALRSLHEKYTKEIADLNQVNDSQRSRMQELEMVNKELRRHVVTCEASDSAPSSSGISSIPTDTTIKQSCDDIIQEYHSYNGSQYWLPINYPNLTGRSKSSCSPDLGIESDAALTTTTRPLKDTLKITESMTNLLSEDENCNTSRELRDLDSESPLPTEGGHTYSSLNEMEVLKQENEALKRRLMKTRRALEDTFQHLSASNKNKKNVEKAITKQLMITKTILKKTRTYEESFEN; encoded by the exons ATGGGATGTGCTAAATCGAGGATCGACCAACTAGGCATCACCGATAAGCCGATCCGAGTTGAAATAATGTTTG GCACACATGGAAGGTCTCCAGGTAAGGCGGCGACCACAGGGCCTGGACTCGGCGCAATCAGAGGCGTACCGGGCACCATCCAAGGGACCGGAGGCAGAACAATGAAGGAATACGAGGATCAGCTTGGCATGCTGAAGAAGGAGAACTTCAACCTTAAGCTGCGGATATATTTTCTTGAGGAAAGGATGGGCATCACATCTGCGGATGAAGATGCGAtcaagaaaaatatcgaacttAAG GTCGAGGTCGAGTCACTGAGAAAAGAACTGATTGAGAAGCAGGATCTTCTCAGCCAGGCAGCCAAGGCTTTTGAACTTAtcgaaaaacagaaagaaacgTCATCGCGTAACCAGACTCAGTATCAACGGTCGCTTGATTTAGAAAAGGAGAGAATTGCCGAACTTGAAAAAG AACTTGAAGAGTACAAAGAAAAACTTGCCGATACCTCGGCGTACTATAAAGAAGAATATGGCATCACGCCAGAAGAATCGAtagagaataaagaaaaattacaccaGATGGAAGAGCTTGTCGTGGCCTTGGAAGTGGAG gtGAAGCAAATAACTAGTAGCCTTGAAGAAGAACGTAATTGGGGTTTGGAATTGGAGAGTGAGAGAGATCAGTTGAAGGAGCGTCTTGAAGCTGAGGTTCAACTTAGGGAAGGTTCTATCGAACAGAGAAATCAGGAGATCGATCAACTGAGGGAAAGAGTCAAACAGTTGGAAGAGCAGATATTTAAGTGGGAAAGCCTGTCACAGCAACAGAAGAGTGAGTTGTTAGAAAAGGACAGAATcattaaagaaaaaagtctCCAGCTTGAGGAAAGACTTCGTTCGTGTGATGAGCTGACCAATGACTgcgagaagagaaagaaacaagTTGATTCGTTGAGGGCTTCAGTCAAGACGAGAGACGATGCTCTGATAGAACTTACAAACAAGCACAAATCTCTTCTGTCGCAG TTTGAATGCAATTCCACAAAACTTAAAACTTGTTCGCCGCCAAGGAGCCCGACGACACCAAACTCTGTTGATGATTTTCATCTGCAAACGACGATGGGCCAAAGATTGAGCTGTGTACGGAGTCTAGATAAGAAAAACACTTCTGTCGACTGGGAGCCAAACAAAGAAAAGTCTTCGAGGCACAGTTCACAG GATTTGGAGGAACGTGATAGTGAGATGAAGCGACACCAAGAAGCCAACAAGCAGTTAACTTTGAAGCTTTGTAATACTCAGAAGACTGTTGAGGCTGCTGATCAAAAATACAAGAAGCTAACGATGGATCATGAAAAGGCACTTAAAACGATTCAAGGTTTTTTCGAAAGGCAACAGCAATTGGAGGacaaattagtgaaaaaagaTCGCAAACTTATGGAATTAGAAGTTGAACTGAGCAGACTGAGGAGTCAGGATTGCCCAAAGTCTAATCGCAGAGTCCCATCAGCTAGACGTGATCTAACCAGTGAGATGTCTGACGACCCGGAACGGGACCCATGCAATCAG CAACGCTTTGAGGAAATGGAGAGCAAGATTAACGACCTGAGAGTACAAATCGATACTATTAAGGCTGAGAAGAGTAAACTGGAAATGCAGATTCAAGCTGAATCCCAG GAAGTACAAGAACAACTGAAAGATCGAGAACAGAAAATAGTGTCTTTAGAATCTGAGAAAAACACAATACGCGTTGAGTTAACAGAGAAAGTTGTCGAACTGGATAAATTAAAGGAAGCCTATAATCAGGCAAGTCTTAAAATCGAAGAAAGCTGCCGAACAAACGAGTTAGGCGACGAGTATAGCCTGCGAGAAGAGCtgctgttgaaaaattcattgattgaggagaaggataaaaaaattgaacaattgagCAAAGAGTTACAAATTCGAACGCAGAATCTACAAAAACTTGTCAACACAGAATTGTGGAGCAAGAATAAAGAGATTGCCAAATTACATAATCACATGACTGCAACCCATAGTCATGAAAGGAGCAGAAACAGGTCTGAATCAGCCTTGGATAATTCTGGATTGCAAGTAACAACATTGATCAAAGAACTATCAGACCTTGGTATACAAgtcaaaattgtaaatgacGCTGTACAATTGAATTACGTCAATGGAAGTGAGTCAATAGACttaaaagtgacaaaaaattacttaGAAACCCTTTTAGAACAACGAAACGAGTTGGAAAAGGAAATAGATTACCTCAAATGGTTGAAGCTTATTACTAAACCTGATATAACTAATGAAATTGAAAGCTCTGGGTCAGAAACCGAGAGAGCTCGAAAGTATTGTGAATTATTGCGAACGCATCTTAAGGAGTTGGTCAGATTTATGAAAGAAATGTTGAGAAAAGCTAATCATTCAGAAATAATTAGTAtggaacataaaaaaatagtgCTGGACGTATTTTTGgattctaaaattttaccCGATGATTTTATACACTCTTTTGAAGAAATACCTGGTGGTGATGCAGTTGGAGATCACTCTTCTCGACGTCATTTTGCCGAAGAACATTTAGTTGATAGTGTTGGGAAGAAGAGTAATACCGAAAATTTACTGGTAGTGCGAAAGAATCAAAATTCGATTCACTCAGATTCGGAGGCATTTTCAGAGCCAGACAGAACAGTTTCGCTCGCTAGAATTGGACTACAAGAGCTGAATCATAAAACTAGCAACAAACATAGATTCTCTAAGTATACAAAGACGTTTAGTGACTCTGAGGACTCTATGGATTATGTTCCTTACCATAAGACTTACCAGAGCGACTTGAATGACACAGATGAGACAAGTAATATACAGGAACTAAAAGAAACCAATAATCAGCTATACTCGGAACTGAATGCTCTCAGGAATGAGCTTGCAAGGAAAACTTTATTCGATGAT AGATTCGACGAAAAATTGGCACCTTTAATCGCAAAGCTGGAACATTCACAgagattttgtgaaaaattgcagGCGTCGCtagaaaaaagaatgaatgaatgcTACAcactgaaaaaagaaagcaaacaAAACAGCATACGAAAAGCACAGTTGGAGAAAAAGATATCGGAGGTTGAAGATATGGCTATTGAATTAACTAAACAAAAGGCGGATCTTTTATATTCTAAAGAAAGCGCTGAGAGACAAACCTGTGAAATGCTAACAGCGCTCAATAGAGAAAATGACAcg ctgcgaacaaaaattaaaaaaatggaagatgAAATGGAGGTAGCTAAAACGAATTTGGCAACAATAAcgaaagaaatcgatcaaTTGACACTTTCTCACTCCCAAGTTCttgttgaaaatacaaaactgATCAATGAAAAGCTGAGGCTGGAACAAGATGCGCGAAAAAACGACAGTCGATATGATATTGCACTACGGTCTCTGCACGAGAAATATACCAAAGAG ataGCAGACCTGAATCAAGTCAACGATTCGCAGCGATCACGTATGCAGGAATTGGAAATGGTAAACAAAGAGTTACGAAGACATGTCGTAACTTGCGAGGCCAGTGATTCCGCGCCAAGTTCGAGTGGTATTTCATCCATTCCAACTGACACAACGATTAAACAAAGTTGTGACGATATAATCCAAGAATATCATTCCTACAAC gGCTCTCAGTATTGGTTGCCAATAAATTATCCGAATCTTACGGGTCGTAGTAAGTCTAGCTGTTCGCCTGACTTAGGAATCGAGAGCGATGCGGCACTAACGACTACAACACGACCTTTGAAAGATACTTTGAAAATAACCGAATCTATGACAAATCTTCTCAGCGAGGATGAGAACTGTAATACAAGCCGAGAACTCAGAGATTTAGACAGTGAAAGCCCGCTGCCTACAGAAG gTGGGCATACATATAGTA GTCTGAACGAAATGGAAGTGTTGAAGCAGGAAAACGAGGCACTGAAGCGACGACTGATGAAAACTAGAAGAGCTTTGGAAGATACATTTCAGCATCTTTCTgcatcgaataaaaataaaaaaaatgttgaaaaggcTATAACTAAGCAGCTCATGATaacaaaaacaatattaaaaaaaactagGACTTACGAAGagtcgtttgaaaattga